Proteins from a genomic interval of Xiphophorus maculatus strain JP 163 A chromosome 7, X_maculatus-5.0-male, whole genome shotgun sequence:
- the umps gene encoding uridine 5'-monophosphate synthase codes for MADVSIDSLILKLHDVNAVKFGEYKLKSGLLTPIYIDLRVLVSHPALMNQVSSVIYQRAQEENLQFNSVCGVPYTALPLATIICSKHELPMLIRRKEAKDYGTKKMVEGSWCEGDTCLIIEDTVTSGSSILETAEVLHREGLKVTDAIVLMDREQGGMEMLASLGIRLLPIISMFKLLDVLLAAERIDAPTAQSVRKFILDNNTFRHKKTNGSDAPAPKKPCVEPKRILSYADRAELPKIHPLASKLLKIMEEKKSNLCVSADVTSNKELLQLAESLGPKICMLKTHCDILKDFTEEFSQKLQAVAEQHNFLIFEDRKFADIGNTVKHQYEGGVFRISSWSHIVNAHAVPGPGVVKGLSAVGKPLGRGCLLIAQMSSQGSLATGEYTQAVVKMAEENSDFVIGFICGSKITEKPEFLHMTPGVQIKAGGDLMGQQYTTPEDVIYNKGSDVIIVGRGILEASDWLEAAESYRKSGWDAYKRRSGQSDQ; via the exons ATGGCGGATGTTTCTATTGACAGTTTAATCCTGAAGCTGCACGATGTGAACGCAGTAAAGTTCGGAGAGTACAAGCTAAAGAGCGGCTTGCTGACACCGATTTATATCGACCTGAGGGTTCTGGTTTCCCACCCTGCTCTGATGAACCAG GTTTCGAGTGTCATCTACCAACGAGCGCAGGAAGAGAACCTTCAGTTTAACTCGGTGTGTGGGGTTCCATACACGGCCCTGCCTCTGGCCACAATTATCTGCTCAAAACACGAACTGCCCATGCTCATCAGGCGGAAAGAGGCCAAGGACTATG GAACTAAGAAAATGGTGGAGGGGTCATGGTGTGAGGGAGATACGTGTTTAATCATTGAGGACACAGTGACCAGCGGCAGCAGCATCCTGGAGACGGCAGAAGTTCTCCATAGAGAGGGGCTGAAG GTGACAGATGCCATTGTGTTGATGGACAGAGAGCAAGGCGGCATGGAGATGTTAGCATCTCTGGGAATTCGCCTCCTGCCCATCATCTCCATGTTTAAGCTGCTTGATGTGCTGCTTGCAGCTGAACGCATCGACGCCCCAACAGCCCAGAGTGTCCGCAAGTTCATCCTGGACAACAACACCTTCAG GCATAAGAAGACAAACGGCAGTGATGCTCCAGCTCCCAAGAAGCCATGTGTGGAACCAAAGCGAATTTTGAGCTATGCAGACAGAGCAGAGCTGCCAA AAATTCACCCCCTGGCATCTAAATTGCTCAAGATTATGGAGGAGAAGAAGTCCAACCTTTGTGTTTCCGCTGACGTGACGAGCAACAAGGAGCTGCTCCAGCTGGCCGAGTCTCTCGGTCCAAAGATCTGCATGTTGAAGACTCACTGTGACATCCTGAAG GATTTCACAGAAGAATTCAGCCAGAAACTCCAAGCTGTTGCTGAACAACACAACTTTCTCATCTTTGAAGACCGCAAGTTTGCTGACATTGGAAATACAGTCAAGCATCAGTATGAGG GCGGTGTGTTCCGGATCTCGTCTTGGTCCCACATCGTCAACGCCCACGCTGTGCCGGGGCCCGGGGTCGTGAAGGGCTTGAGTGCTGTGGGGAAGCCTCTGGGCCGAGGCTGTTTGCTCATTGCACAGATGAGCTCCCAAGGCTCTCTGGCTACTGGTGAATACACACAAGCTGTG GTTAAGATGGCAGAGGAAAACTCGGACTTTGTAATTGGGTTCATTTGTGGCTCTAAGATCACTGAAAAGCCAGAATTTCTCCATATGACTCCTGGTGTGCAGATAAAGGCTGGAG GGGATTTGATGGGCCAACAGTACACAACCCCAGAGGACGTGATCTACAACAAAGGTTCAGACGTCATCATTGTGGGACGAGGCATTTTGGAGGCGTCTGATTGGCTCGAGGCTGCCGAGTCGTATAGAAAGTCGGGCTGGGATGCCTACAAGAGGAGATCGGGTCAGAGTGACCAGTAA